The Patagioenas fasciata isolate bPatFas1 chromosome 21, bPatFas1.hap1, whole genome shotgun sequence genomic sequence TCTTGAGTGCTAGGGTCATTGATACCTGTTTAGTAGGTGATGTTTTCTTACGACAGGTGGCAAAGCTTTGCCTGGAAATGCTTGGTGTTCTGTTGGCCATGGATTCCCGTTGGTTTAGCTCTAGGCAGTGCTCCCCCAGGAGGGCCCAATGCCATCCTGTGCAAGGTCACCAGCCAAAGGGAGGACCTGCTGCTCGTTCGAGTTTGGGTTCTTCTGCCCTGCTTctctgttccttctgctgttgccAATGGTAAAGATTAGCACAGCCACCATGAACTTCGTAACCAGGAACCCAGCAATGATGTAGAAGATGGTGAAATCAGCTTCAGGAGGGATGCTATGGAGGACCACAAATACAATAGTAAAGCTGAGCCATCAAGAGGATGGTTCAACCTTTAAAGAAACCCTTGTAGTTACAGTGTGAAGATAGGAACAGAGCCTGCGAGGTTTGAGCAACTAGAACAGGTATAACTACAAGATCTCACATACGGATAACTTAGGATCTGCAGGAGTTGTTTTGCTTGGCACTAACTAAAGCACTGCATTTCCTGGATTAGGATAAAGCTGCTCGTTAGAAACCACGCAGCAGCTCTGAGAATTGTCGTGGATTAGGAGGAGGTAGAGAATATGCCTGATTTTGAACGGGTTGCTGATGCTCATCTGTTTGGTCCTGGGAAGGCCAGCGGTCCCAGCAGGAGTTGAGCAACTTACCTGGAGATgctctgcacagctctgggctCCTCCGGCAGCTGGGTCTCCAGGGCAGCTGCTGGCAGAAACAGCACAATTTAGTGTGCAGGTGTTTCTGGGTGATGATACTCATTGGTGTCACTAGCACCAGTGTAGATAACCAAGGTGTTTATAACAGTGGGCTGTGTGCTAAGACATTAATCTGGGTAGCAACAAGGGGATGACGTGTTAGACATCCTGTAACAGTGAGGTCATATTGCTGTAAATTGGGAACTAAAGGAGGCAATGCAACACAGTCCCTCCTTACAGCATGACAAAAGTAGATGTTTAAAGCAAGATGTTTTAAGCAGGAACTCATAAAACTCAGAGCCCCAGGACCTACCTGTCAGCACCTCCACTTGCACGTTCCTTAAGCTGCTTGTCTCCCCCAGGAAGTCACTTCTGCACTGGTACATCCCAGCGTCCTGCTTCCTGAGTCGCTTCATGGTCACTGTCAGGACGCCGTCCTGGACGTTGTCCCTGATGGAGGTGGTGCCATTCCTGTTCCTCAGGAACGGCAGCCAGAAGCGCCGGGCGCTCACCACGCGTTGGCACTTGGTCTCATCGATCTGCTTGCACCAGCTCTTCTCTCTCCAGCGCTGCTGCCGGGGGTCGTAGGTGCAGTTGACAGAAACGGTGCCCCCCTCCATTCCATACACCACAGTGACGTTCTCTGCAGCACAGGACGCTAGGAGGAGGAGTAGGCAGTGAGCTGCTTCTCTCATATCCATCCCTTACCACTATGTTTATGCCAAATGTCATTTTCCTCTTCTAGAACTCTAGTGGCAGCTGCTGTCACCTGCCTGCCTCCCTGTGAAAGAGAGAGGGTGCTCAGCCCAGGGCCTTGGTTCAGTGACCCCTCTGACCCGTGCGTTTTTTGGCTCTTGCCAGGCAGCCCTTCTGTTCTTGGGGGGACCGAGGGAAGGAGGAGGTGTCAATGTCATTAATAGCTGCAGATTTTCTGAAGCTCAGGAAGTGCTGGTCCTTCCCTTGTGGCCCTGTGGTTACTGCTCGGGATTGCAGTCTGGAGCTCAACCACATCACACTGCCTGCAATCGCTGGGCTCCTGCCTGCTGCGGGGAAGCAGTTTGTCAGCATGATTAAGGTTAAATTAAGACTAAGATTAAATATAAACTTGCACTTTCCTGTGGTCCTGAGGAGCGCGAAGCTGGGCACTTGGGTATATTGAGTCGGCATCAGACAAGTtatcttgatttttaaaagctctttttaCAAGGCAGCTCATAAAAGGCAGAGCTTGACCCAGTGGTGGGAAATGGTTTCTGTGTAACCCTCGTTAGGCCAGCCTTGCTGTAAGCCCAGCTTTGCAACCCCAGCCTGCTGCTGTGCACacagctgcagcagggcaggcagcgcaGGTTGTGCCTTGAGCCCGGCCCTTCCCTGTTTGTTCCTAGATGCAGATCTGGCTCCGGAGTAGCCTCTGCTGCAGAAGGGTCCTTTGCAGTAAGTGCCCATCAAGTTTATTCTTATTTTAAGGCTCTTTACACAGCCAGAGAGATTCAGTGCAGGAAGCTGTTAGAATCAAAGTCACACATACAAACCAGTGTCCAGCTACTTGTTTAGGAGCTAACTTCTTAATTCCACTTTTAATTTCTAAATCCAGGGGtttagcaattttttttcacCCTATCTTTTAACATCCTGCTAATTTTAATCTTGTTGTCAACTGCTCTTTGgttgcttggcttttttttttttccttttttccttggtTCCTTATTTCTAATTTCTGTTCCTCTTTGTTGTAGGCAAAGGCAGAAGGGACAGTCTGAGCTATTAATACTTCCAGAGAGAAATGTGATGTGGTATTTGtggaaatctctctctctctagtGAAAAAAATTCAGAGGCTAGTGCCTTCTGTGAAAGCATAAGGAATGGTAAAAcacaagtaaattaaaaaatagtCTCTTGTCAGGACTTGGTGCTGGCTGAGCCTTTTGATAACACTTTGTAAAATAATTTCAACTATTCTAAGTTAATTGTAAACTAAAAAATCCAAAGGTCTTTCAGGCTTGACTACAGGAAGGCATTAAAAGGGGTCTGTGCTCTCCAAGTATCCGACACCTACAAGTCTATAAGTCTTTATCCTCAGCTGTTGCTCCACCCCGTTGTTCTGTCAAGGTTTATCTCCCTGCATGTCCCGTGGTGTGCAATCCCTCTAAACATCATGGACCCTCCTCCCCCCCAGTTCTGCCCCTTCGGTTCCTGGAAAGGCCCCAGGGggttggtttttgcttttgtttcaaatAGAAACAGCGTTGCAAAAAGCTCTTGATCAGAATCATGGCATTTAAAGATTTGCTGCTGCCCCTGTGGAAAGCTTTTGCCTCATTATCTTTACAACCAGTTCTGCTGACAGATCGTTTACTGTTTGTGTTCTTCCTCCCTTGTTTTGTGCTACTGTAAAAAAGCATGGTCAAGTGTCCAAGATTTCAGGACATCTCCTTCCCTGAGGAGTCTTTTCCTCCTCTTGAACCCTAGGTGCTGCAATTTACACCCAGAGCCCTACAGGTGCAAACAAACAGTTTCGCCGTTCATTCTGAGCAGGCAGACAAGGCTCCTGCAAACAGTGTTTTTGTGACTCCAGAGGATCCCTGTGAGAGACCCTGAGCGCTCGGATCACAGCTGGCCCTTTGTTAAATTAAGGGAAAAGAGCAAACTCGGGGAAGGAGTCTGACATCCCTGCAATGTACCTGGCGGGGAAGAGCGGAGGGCAGAACGCACCGCAGTGCTCCAGGTTCCCTCTGCCTGCATTGCCCTGGACCTTGCAGTGAGACTCTTGATAACTGTTTGTATTGGTCTTCCAATTTGTTGCAATGCTACAACAAAAGCGCCTGTGCATCTGGAAAAAGCTACTGTGTTTGAAGACCTGCGCTGTCTTTTCCCATAGCATTATCAGTAATCTCATACAAAGTGCAAGTAGAGACTGAGTTTAGCAGCAATCCGTTACCCTGTTAACTGAAACGAAGGCTGCGTACGCTTTCTTACCTGACAAGAAGACCAGGAAGATGAAGTCCATGAGCTTCTCCATGTCAGTTGAGCAGAGCAGGGACAAGAGAGGAGGCTGGAGAAAAGTGAAAAGGGCTCTTGCCAAAGAGCAGCTGCTTTTCCCCCCTCCTTGCTCTGCCGGAAGGAATGAGCACAGGAACTTGGCATCTTTTTTGTCCTGCATATTGAGCAATTCATCAGGGATGGCATTTCTGAAAATTCAGGCATCAGCATTGCCCACACAGAGCCACAGCTCAGTGCAGACCGCCTCGAACAGCATCATGTGATGGCCTGAAATGGTGCGGGCGGCCCCTGAGCCCCGCCAGCACTGCCGGTCCGCTGGAATGGGCTCTGCCTGCAGGCTCCGCAGGGCGGTTCTGGAAAGCCGAAATGGAAAGGGTGACTCTCATCAAGACCCCGCAGGTAGCTCAGTCAGCATCCCGAGGGtgaagggagggcagggacatAACCTTGGTGTTTATTTTCAGGGGAAGGAAGTTTAGAAAAGCCCGTGCATGAAGTGCCAGGGTTTCTGGTCTTTTGGAGAAACTGAGCTGAGCCCCAGCAACCTCATTTCATATGCTCACCACATGACTGGTACATAAAGGCAGAAAATGTGTTGTTTGGAGTATTTCCAGCAGAGAGGGAAGTAATAGTATCACTTCCCACAGCCCCGGTGAGCTCCCCTGTGAGACCACATGTGCATTTCTGATCTCCTGGGACTTCAGAAGAAGCCACAAAAACTTGCTTTCTATGATGGCGCCAAAACACTAAAAAGTGGTGGAAGTAGGCATGTGGGTACAGCACAGCGCTGCAAAGACCAGAGCTGGATAGTGATTCCTGAAGAGATGCAAAGATGCCTCACAACAGTGCAGGTGAGGGACCAAGTGCACTGGGAGAACGTTGGATAGTTTCTGCAGTGGTTGTTCAGGACAGCAGGGTTCGATGGGGTCCCAGCCAGTCTAATGGTCCTGTGGAAATTGCCAACCTGCATCAGAGCTGCACTGGAAATCTAGAAATATCTTGTGTGTCTGACTTACTTGGACATTTACATCTGTAAATAATCTGCTCTTAATTACCATCGTGTCCCTTCCATTCTATCATCTGATGTTGGGACCAGCCCTCTTATGGTCATAGTTCTTTCTTTGTGTCACACTTCCTGTAACTTCTTCACACATCCTCCCAGTTTCTTGCTCTG encodes the following:
- the LOC136111022 gene encoding triggering receptor expressed on myeloid cells 2-like isoform X1; its protein translation is MQDKKDAKFLCSFLPAEQGGGKSSCSLARALFTFLQPPLLSLLCSTDMEKLMDFIFLVFLSASCAAENVTVVYGMEGGTVSVNCTYDPRQQRWREKSWCKQIDETKCQRVVSARRFWLPFLRNRNGTTSIRDNVQDGVLTVTMKRLRKQDAGMYQCRSDFLGETSSLRNVQVEVLTAAALETQLPEEPRAVQSISSIPPEADFTIFYIIAGFLVTKFMVAVLIFTIGNSRRNREAGQKNPNSNEQQVLPLAGDLAQDGIGPSWGSTA
- the LOC136111022 gene encoding triggering receptor expressed on myeloid cells 2-like isoform X2, with product MQDKKDAKFLCSFLPAEQGGGKSSCSLARALFTFLQPPLLSLLCSTDMEKLMDFIFLVFLSASCAAENVTVVYGMEGGTVSVNCTYDPRQQRWREKSWCKQIDETKCQRVVSARRFWLPFLRNRNGTTSIRDNVQDGVLTVTMKRLRKQDAGMYQCRSDFLGETSSLRNVQVEVLTAALETQLPEEPRAVQSISSIPPEADFTIFYIIAGFLVTKFMVAVLIFTIGNSRRNREAGQKNPNSNEQQVLPLAGDLAQDGIGPSWGSTA